A window from Flavobacterium sp. 83 encodes these proteins:
- a CDS encoding aldehyde dehydrogenase, with the protein MNYKTTIGSRKETLIKLLNVIITHENEIIQALYDDFKKPAFEAVLTETNYVISELKDTIKNLHKWAKPKRVFPSILNFPSTDYIYKEPYGKVLIIAPWNYPFQLALCPLISAVAAGNQVVLKPSELTPKTSEIIAKIIQKTFQINQVEVIEGGVEITQNLLSQRWDYIFFTGSVPVGKIVAKAAAENLTPVTLELGGKNPCVIDETANLKLAAKRIVWGKFINAGQTCIAPDYILIQKNMKSHFLEFMKEEITKAYGEEPKLSPDYARIINQKNWLRLVNMIDEDKVAFGGHSEIENCYLSPTLIDESDVDSLIMKEEIFGPLLPILSYENEEDLNTIISKYEKPLALYIFTETHSFAQKMIQKYSFGGGCINDTVIHFSNKRLPFGGVGHSGIGAYHGSLSFDTFSHKKGIVKKANWLDLPMRYAPYNDKLKTIRKLLKWM; encoded by the coding sequence ATGAATTACAAAACTACTATAGGTTCCAGAAAAGAAACTCTAATAAAGTTGCTGAATGTAATCATAACCCATGAAAATGAAATTATTCAGGCTTTATACGATGATTTTAAGAAACCGGCTTTTGAAGCGGTACTCACAGAAACCAATTACGTTATTTCTGAATTAAAAGACACTATAAAGAATTTACATAAATGGGCAAAGCCAAAGAGGGTTTTTCCTTCCATTCTCAATTTTCCTTCCACCGATTATATTTACAAAGAACCTTACGGCAAAGTATTAATCATAGCCCCTTGGAATTATCCATTTCAATTGGCTCTTTGTCCATTAATTTCGGCTGTGGCCGCAGGAAATCAAGTAGTCTTAAAACCATCTGAACTGACTCCAAAAACATCTGAAATAATTGCAAAAATTATTCAAAAAACATTTCAAATCAATCAAGTAGAAGTTATTGAAGGTGGAGTTGAAATTACTCAGAATCTGCTTTCACAACGTTGGGATTATATCTTTTTTACAGGAAGCGTTCCGGTTGGTAAAATTGTGGCAAAAGCTGCAGCCGAAAACCTGACGCCAGTAACATTGGAGCTTGGAGGAAAAAACCCTTGTGTTATTGATGAAACTGCCAATTTAAAACTCGCTGCCAAAAGAATCGTTTGGGGGAAATTTATAAATGCAGGCCAAACCTGTATTGCACCGGATTATATTTTGATACAGAAAAATATGAAAAGCCATTTTTTGGAATTCATGAAAGAGGAAATCACAAAAGCTTATGGGGAAGAGCCTAAACTTTCTCCTGATTATGCTCGAATAATAAATCAAAAAAACTGGCTTCGATTAGTCAATATGATTGACGAAGATAAAGTGGCTTTTGGCGGTCATAGTGAAATTGAAAATTGTTACCTTTCCCCTACACTTATTGATGAGTCAGATGTTGATAGCCTCATTATGAAAGAGGAGATTTTTGGTCCCTTGCTTCCTATTCTTTCCTATGAAAATGAGGAAGATTTAAATACTATAATCTCTAAATATGAGAAGCCTTTAGCCTTATATATTTTCACTGAAACCCATTCGTTTGCACAAAAAATGATACAAAAATATTCTTTTGGTGGAGGTTGCATTAATGATACTGTAATTCACTTTTCAAATAAAAGGCTGCCTTTTGGAGGTGTTGGCCATAGCGGGATAGGCGCTTATCATGGCAGTTTGAGTTTTGACACTTTTTCACATAAAAAAGGAATCGTAAAAAAAGCAAATTGGCTCGATTTACCAATGCGTTATGCCCCATACAATGATAAATTAAAAACAATTCGAAAATTACTAAAATGGATGTAA
- a CDS encoding NUDIX domain-containing protein, with product MEFNKIIEKNSAEAWDVYIPNLSIDCVVFGFHDTTLKVLVTRLKEKNLWALPGGYVLKTENLKEAANRILFSRTGAENIYLQEFKVFSDLNRSDGIFDEFPDTLWNKQRFLSVGFYALVDYHQVNLVMDDISDACEWKSIDELPDFMMDHRSIFDKALETLRRQLNHKPIGYSLLPEKFTMPELQKLYEIILGKKLNRGNFYRKMLRYDILEKLEESRKGGAHKAPDLYKFDLEKYQLALRNGFNEGW from the coding sequence ATGGAATTTAATAAAATAATTGAGAAGAATTCAGCCGAAGCTTGGGATGTTTACATTCCAAATTTATCAATAGATTGTGTAGTTTTTGGATTTCATGACACCACCTTAAAAGTATTGGTAACGAGATTAAAAGAAAAAAATCTATGGGCACTTCCTGGCGGATATGTTTTAAAAACAGAAAATCTAAAAGAAGCTGCTAATAGAATTTTATTTAGTAGAACGGGTGCGGAAAATATTTATTTACAGGAATTTAAAGTTTTCAGTGATTTGAATCGTTCTGACGGTATTTTCGATGAATTTCCGGATACATTATGGAACAAACAGCGATTTCTTTCTGTAGGGTTTTATGCGCTAGTCGATTATCATCAAGTAAATTTAGTAATGGATGATATTTCAGATGCTTGCGAATGGAAATCAATTGATGAATTGCCAGATTTTATGATGGATCACAGAAGCATTTTTGATAAAGCGTTAGAAACGCTGCGCAGACAATTAAATCATAAACCTATTGGTTACAGTCTGTTGCCTGAAAAATTTACTATGCCTGAACTTCAAAAATTGTATGAAATTATTTTAGGAAAGAAGTTGAATCGCGGTAATTTTTATAGAAAGATGCTGCGCTATGATATTCTCGAAAAATTAGAAGAAAGCAGAAAAGGGGGAGCGCACAAAGCACCGGATT
- the panB gene encoding 3-methyl-2-oxobutanoate hydroxymethyltransferase, with protein sequence MSVAKKDYKRITTKSLIEMKANGEKISMLTAYDYTMAKIVDTAGMDVILVGDSASNVMAGHETTLPITLDQMIYHASSVVRATERALVVVDLPFGSYQSDPKEALRSAIRIMKESGGHAVKLEGGKEIKDSIKKILNAGIPVMGHLGLTPQSIYKFGTYTVRAKEEEEAHKLIEDAKLLEKLGCFALVLEKIPAHLAEKVAQSISIPVIGIGAGGGVDGQVLVIHDMLGMNNEFSPRFLRRYMNLYDGMTTAISQYVTDVKSSDFPNANEQY encoded by the coding sequence ATGTCTGTAGCAAAAAAAGATTACAAAAGAATTACAACAAAGTCATTAATTGAAATGAAAGCCAATGGAGAGAAAATTTCCATGCTGACCGCTTATGATTATACGATGGCTAAAATTGTTGATACTGCTGGAATGGATGTAATCCTTGTAGGCGATTCAGCTTCGAATGTTATGGCTGGACACGAAACAACTTTACCTATTACTTTGGACCAAATGATATACCATGCTTCTTCTGTAGTAAGAGCAACAGAAAGAGCCTTGGTTGTAGTTGATTTACCTTTTGGTAGCTACCAATCTGACCCTAAAGAAGCATTGCGTTCTGCCATCAGAATCATGAAGGAAAGTGGTGGACACGCCGTAAAATTGGAAGGTGGAAAAGAAATTAAAGATTCTATCAAAAAAATACTTAATGCCGGAATTCCGGTTATGGGACATTTGGGTTTAACCCCACAATCAATCTATAAATTTGGAACCTATACTGTTCGTGCTAAGGAAGAAGAAGAAGCGCATAAATTAATTGAGGATGCCAAATTGCTTGAAAAACTAGGTTGTTTTGCCTTAGTTTTAGAAAAAATTCCGGCACATTTAGCCGAAAAAGTGGCTCAAAGTATTTCGATTCCAGTTATTGGTATTGGTGCTGGAGGCGGAGTTGACGGACAAGTTTTGGTTATTCACGACATGTTAGGAATGAACAATGAATTTAGTCCCCGTTTCTTGAGAAGATACATGAATTTATATGACGGAATGACAACTGCAATCAGTCAATATGTTACTGATGTAAAATCAAGCGATTTCCCCAATGCTAATGAACAGTATTAA
- a CDS encoding nitroreductase family protein: protein MDVTNEKSVSDAIKYRRSVRVFKNEPIDTQKVKDCIHLATLAATSSNMQLWEFYHIVSPEIIQKITTASFGQNAAKTAQQMVVVVARKDLWRKRVNSNISHLKSLYGNKPESTYSKREKFALNYYQKIIPTLYFDFLGIIGIIKFIAFQIIGIFKPIYREARQSDMRIVAHKSAGLAAQNFMISMAAINYDTCPMEGFDSLRIKKILHLPASSEINMIIGCGIREEQGIYGERFRIPFEEVYFKI from the coding sequence ATGGATGTAACAAATGAAAAATCAGTAAGTGATGCCATTAAATACCGACGATCTGTTCGGGTTTTTAAAAACGAACCTATTGATACCCAAAAAGTAAAAGATTGCATTCACTTAGCAACACTTGCAGCTACGAGTAGTAATATGCAGCTTTGGGAATTTTATCATATTGTTTCTCCAGAAATCATACAAAAAATAACGACCGCTAGCTTTGGTCAAAATGCTGCAAAAACAGCACAACAAATGGTTGTTGTTGTAGCCCGAAAAGATTTATGGAGAAAAAGAGTGAACTCAAATATTTCTCATTTAAAATCACTTTACGGTAACAAACCTGAATCAACCTATTCCAAAAGAGAAAAATTTGCCTTAAATTATTATCAAAAAATTATTCCGACACTTTATTTTGATTTTCTGGGAATTATTGGAATAATAAAATTTATTGCTTTTCAAATCATCGGAATATTCAAACCTATTTACAGAGAAGCAAGACAGAGTGATATGCGCATTGTTGCACATAAGAGTGCCGGACTTGCTGCTCAAAATTTCATGATAAGTATGGCCGCAATAAATTATGATACTTGTCCTATGGAAGGTTTTGATTCGCTAAGAATAAAAAAAATATTACATTTACCCGCTTCATCCGAAATAAATATGATTATAGGATGTGGTATTAGAGAAGAACAGGGCATTTATGGAGAACGCTTTAGAATTCCTTTCGAAGAAGTCTATTTTAAAATATAA
- a CDS encoding RluA family pseudouridine synthase: MKIISNKNNLQILHEDNHLIVVNKRVGDIVQGDKTGDKPLSEVVKEYIKDKYNKPGEVFLGVVHRLDRPTTGIVVFARTSKALTRMNELFSNRETQKTYWAIVKNKPSKEEDNLVHYIKRNEKNNTSKAHIKEVPESKLASLDYRIFKELNNYFVLEINLHTGRHHQIRAQLSAIGSPIKGDLKYGFDRSNPDGGIHLHARKLTFIHPVTKEAITITAPTPSDSIWDAL; this comes from the coding sequence ATGAAAATAATTTCGAACAAAAACAATCTCCAAATTCTACACGAAGACAACCATCTTATTGTGGTCAATAAACGTGTAGGCGATATTGTGCAAGGCGATAAAACTGGCGACAAACCGTTGAGCGAGGTTGTAAAGGAATATATAAAAGACAAGTACAACAAACCCGGGGAAGTTTTTCTGGGTGTTGTACATCGTTTAGACAGACCTACAACCGGTATAGTCGTTTTTGCCAGAACAAGCAAGGCTTTAACCCGAATGAATGAACTGTTTAGCAACCGAGAAACCCAAAAAACATACTGGGCAATTGTAAAAAATAAACCTTCAAAAGAGGAAGATAATCTCGTTCATTATATAAAAAGAAACGAAAAGAATAACACCTCAAAAGCGCATATCAAAGAAGTTCCTGAGAGTAAATTAGCTAGTTTAGATTATAGAATATTCAAAGAATTAAACAACTATTTTGTACTGGAAATCAATCTTCATACCGGAAGACATCATCAAATCAGGGCACAACTTTCTGCCATTGGTTCACCGATAAAAGGAGATTTAAAATACGGTTTTGACCGCAGTAATCCTGACGGAGGAATTCATTTACACGCTAGGAAATTAACCTTCATTCATCCAGTTACGAAAGAGGCCATAACTATAACTGCTCCCACTCCATCTGACTCTATCTGGGATGCACTATGA
- a CDS encoding glycoside hydrolase family 3 N-terminal domain-containing protein: MKNKSISKIAKTSLLSALVISGISWGKNPEIKETKSNPIITINGFTFSDLNKNGKLDRYEDYRLSTQDRIQDLINQMTDEEKASMLIGIGMPGFDWAKMQFITGKDTAKVPGSAGGTTEISRLGIPSVIVSDGPAGLRIKSIREEDPNTYYATAFPVGTALASTWNEALINSVGKAMGNEVKEYGVDVLLGPGMNIHRNPLCGRNFEYYSEDPLIAGKIAAAMVNGVQSNGVGTSIKHFAANNQERNRMGVNAHVSERALREIYLRGFEITVKEAQPWTVMSSYNLLNGTYTSARKDLLTTVLRNEWGFKGLVMTDWFGGYNGFGSIMAKDVISDVTKQLKAGNDLLMPGLPAQQNAIVENIKNGKLSKEDININLRRVLELVMRSPAMSNYKYSNKPNLKENAQVTRDAAAEGVVLLKNNNNVLPFTSKSAPLAVFGVTSYDFISGGTGSGDVNEAYSVSLIDGLTNSGFSIDKELEGLYKPFMATQKEIETKRREKEGLLATPKRLPELALNTEVVQNKANTSELALITIGRNAGEGDDRKVDEDFNLAQDEINLINTVSAAFHAKGKKVVVVLNIGGVIETASWKDKVDAILLPWQPGQEGGNSVADVFSGKVTPSGKLTMTFPVKYEDTPSAKNWIGTPAENPTSVTYEEGIYVGYRYFNTFHVKPSYEFGYGLSYTTFNVSNLKLSSSTFVNKMTVSVTVKNTGKIAGKQVVELYLSAPAKKIDKPTEELKAFGKTKLLQPGESQTIVLTLNSKDLASFIPKKNAWIAEAGSYKVAIGTSSLDIKQTANFTLAKEKIVEKTNAAFAADTVFSDLKK, from the coding sequence ATGAAGAACAAATCAATTTCAAAAATTGCAAAGACTTCGCTTCTTTCAGCGCTTGTCATTTCTGGAATTTCATGGGGGAAAAACCCAGAAATTAAAGAGACTAAATCCAACCCAATAATCACTATCAATGGATTTACCTTTTCTGATTTAAATAAAAACGGAAAGTTAGACCGATATGAAGATTACCGTCTTTCTACTCAGGACAGAATTCAAGATTTAATCAATCAAATGACTGATGAAGAAAAAGCAAGTATGCTTATCGGAATTGGAATGCCAGGTTTTGACTGGGCTAAAATGCAGTTTATCACTGGAAAAGACACTGCAAAAGTTCCAGGTTCTGCGGGAGGAACAACTGAAATTTCTCGTTTAGGAATTCCTTCAGTAATTGTATCTGATGGCCCTGCCGGTTTGCGTATTAAATCTATCAGAGAAGAGGATCCTAACACTTATTATGCTACCGCATTTCCTGTAGGAACAGCATTAGCTTCTACTTGGAATGAAGCACTTATCAATTCTGTTGGTAAAGCAATGGGTAATGAGGTAAAAGAATATGGAGTAGATGTTTTATTAGGTCCAGGAATGAATATTCACAGAAATCCATTGTGTGGAAGAAACTTTGAATACTATTCTGAAGATCCATTAATCGCCGGAAAAATTGCTGCAGCAATGGTAAATGGTGTACAATCTAATGGCGTAGGAACTTCTATAAAACACTTTGCTGCTAATAATCAGGAAAGAAACAGAATGGGTGTTAATGCACATGTGAGCGAAAGAGCTTTACGTGAAATATACCTAAGAGGATTTGAAATTACTGTAAAAGAGGCACAACCATGGACAGTAATGTCTTCTTATAATTTATTAAACGGTACATACACATCAGCACGTAAAGATCTATTGACTACTGTACTTCGTAACGAATGGGGATTCAAAGGATTAGTAATGACGGACTGGTTTGGTGGTTATAATGGTTTTGGAAGTATTATGGCTAAAGATGTTATTAGTGATGTAACTAAACAACTTAAAGCAGGAAATGATTTATTGATGCCAGGTTTACCTGCACAACAAAATGCAATTGTTGAAAACATAAAAAATGGTAAACTATCTAAAGAGGATATCAACATCAATTTAAGACGTGTATTAGAATTGGTAATGAGATCTCCTGCAATGAGCAATTACAAGTATTCAAATAAACCAAACTTAAAAGAAAACGCTCAAGTAACAAGAGATGCAGCAGCAGAAGGTGTTGTTCTATTAAAAAACAATAACAACGTATTGCCTTTCACTTCAAAATCAGCTCCTTTAGCCGTTTTTGGTGTAACTTCTTATGACTTTATCTCTGGCGGAACTGGTAGTGGTGATGTTAACGAAGCATACTCTGTTTCATTAATTGATGGTTTAACAAATTCGGGCTTTTCTATTGACAAAGAATTAGAAGGATTATACAAACCTTTTATGGCTACTCAAAAAGAGATTGAAACAAAAAGACGTGAAAAAGAAGGTTTATTGGCAACACCAAAAAGACTTCCTGAATTAGCATTAAATACAGAAGTCGTTCAAAATAAAGCAAATACCTCTGAATTAGCATTAATCACAATCGGTAGAAATGCTGGTGAAGGTGATGACCGTAAAGTAGATGAAGATTTTAATTTAGCTCAAGATGAAATCAACTTAATCAATACGGTTTCAGCAGCTTTTCATGCTAAAGGAAAAAAAGTGGTTGTAGTTTTGAACATTGGTGGCGTAATTGAAACGGCAAGCTGGAAAGATAAAGTAGACGCTATACTTTTACCTTGGCAACCGGGTCAAGAAGGTGGAAATTCTGTTGCAGATGTTTTCTCAGGAAAAGTAACTCCTTCAGGAAAATTAACCATGACTTTCCCTGTAAAATATGAAGATACACCATCAGCTAAAAACTGGATTGGAACTCCTGCTGAAAATCCTACTAGTGTAACTTACGAAGAAGGGATTTATGTTGGATACCGTTATTTCAATACATTCCATGTAAAACCATCTTACGAATTTGGTTACGGATTATCGTATACTACATTTAATGTGTCTAATTTAAAATTAAGTTCAAGTACATTTGTAAACAAAATGACTGTTAGTGTAACTGTAAAAAATACGGGTAAAATAGCAGGAAAACAAGTAGTGGAATTATATCTTTCTGCCCCAGCAAAAAAGATTGACAAACCAACTGAAGAATTAAAAGCTTTTGGTAAAACTAAATTATTGCAACCAGGAGAAAGTCAAACGATTGTATTAACACTAAACTCAAAAGATTTAGCTTCATTTATTCCTAAAAAAAATGCATGGATTGCTGAAGCAGGTTCTTACAAAGTGGCAATTGGAACCTCGTCATTAGATATTAAACAAACAGCAAATTTTACTTTAGCAAAAGAGAAAATTGTTGAAAAAACAAATGCAGCATTTGCAGCAGACACAGTATTTTCTGATTTGAAAAAATAA
- a CDS encoding four helix bundle protein → MHRFKDLEIWRLSRKFCSDIYIVTGNFPDSEKFGLTNQLRRASVSIPSNIAEGCSRSSNKDFSRFLEIAIGSIYEIETQLLIALDLGYIEQIKLDELCFNSDRILKMTSKFRSTLK, encoded by the coding sequence ATGCATCGATTTAAGGATTTAGAAATTTGGAGACTAAGTAGAAAATTTTGTTCTGATATTTATATTGTTACGGGAAATTTCCCTGATTCAGAAAAATTTGGGCTCACAAATCAACTTCGCCGTGCTTCAGTTTCTATTCCGTCTAATATTGCAGAAGGTTGTTCCAGAAGCAGTAATAAAGATTTTTCTAGATTTCTTGAAATAGCAATTGGTTCAATTTATGAAATTGAAACACAGTTATTAATCGCTTTAGATTTAGGTTATATAGAACAAATAAAACTTGACGAACTATGTTTTAATAGTGATAGAATTCTAAAAATGACTTCTAAATTTCGTTCCACATTAAAATAA